The stretch of DNA CGACTCCTCCTGCTGTCACCATATGCAGGAAAGGAGTCGTTCATACATCCGTTTCGGTCTAAAACATAGGGATGCCTTGAGTGCAGATTTTACCGATGAACATGCAAAAAACAAGGGCTCCGGTCGCTTTACGCCAGCCGGCCGCCCTTGCATCTTGCCGAAACCTGTCCTGATAAATGAACTTTCAACCAGCCTCAACTTAAAAATATTCAGTACCATACCATCCGAAAATATCCCGGATCAATTCTGGCATATAATATTCTTTTTCCGCGAATTGGAGAGTTGGAAAAAAGTAACCGAATGTGAACATATCGAGCGTCGCAAGCTTATAGATCCCATCAGGCATGACTTCCCGATTGCCCGCAAACAATTTGCCCGCCTTGTTTTTGTACAACCTCTCATGGATCATCGCACCCATCAAGGCTCCACGGAAGCCGAGCCCTTTGATTTCGATATGCGGCCATTCTGCGTTTAACGAGAGCTCGTATATTTCCATCAATTCGCGGCCTTTCAAGGTGATGACACATAGATTGATCGGGTGCGGGAGAAGGGAGTGCAGATCTTTTTTCGTCACCCAGCCCGCATCCAAGCTTCCGAGGAAGATCCCCGCATTGAACATGGCGCAATCTGCATCTGTGTAGGCAATCAATGCGCGGCCGAAAAAGGAGGACAACGGGCTCGGGGCGAACAGGTTCTGAGTCAATGGGTACGGATTATGGAACACTGTCTCGTCCATCGCACGCTTGCCGTCTTCCATCAGCTCATTCACTTCCTGTACATCGGAGTCTGAAACGGCCATCCGGTCCGCGCGATGCACAGTCGCTTCCTTACGGGCAATCTGTTTCCGTCCCACATCCCACTCGATGACCACTTCCCCGACATATTCGCCGAACTT from Bacillus sp. OxB-1 encodes:
- a CDS encoding bifunctional metallophosphatase/5'-nucleotidase → MKQRKESIHFYHTNDIHSHFENWPQISRYLRTRKEEHAARSEACFVVDIGDHIDRSHPFTEGTNGLGNVALLNAAGYDAVTIGNNEGITMSKKALNSLYQGARFDVILGNLFELDGSQPKWSKPFRIYTTGEGTRIGIIGATAPYPVFYSKLGWKVVPGREQLKKMAEQLEAQTDIIVCLSHLGVNEDRLLASECSLIDVIFGAHTHHLFLNGEFVGNTLLAATGKFGEYVGEVVIEWDVGRKQIARKEATVHRADRMAVSDSDVQEVNELMEDGKRAMDETVFHNPYPLTQNLFAPSPLSSFFGRALIAYTDADCAMFNAGIFLGSLDAGWVTKKDLHSLLPHPINLCVITLKGRELMEIYELSLNAEWPHIEIKGLGFRGALMGAMIHERLYKNKAGKLFAGNREVMPDGIYKLATLDMFTFGYFFPTLQFAEKEYYMPELIRDIFGWYGTEYF